One Hordeum vulgare subsp. vulgare chromosome 4H, MorexV3_pseudomolecules_assembly, whole genome shotgun sequence DNA window includes the following coding sequences:
- the LOC123449680 gene encoding cysteine--tRNA ligase CPS1, chloroplastic/mitochondrial-like: MAENTPEPAATLLSNLTVAEDTAATQAATALPSVPATAAVGAPPPPPLQLFNSMTKKKELFVPRVEGKVGMYVCGVTPYDFSHVGHARAYVAFDVLYRYLKFLGYEVDYVRNFTDIDDKIIKRANQNGETVTSLSSRFITEFLADVAELQCLPPTHEPRVTEHIENIIKLITEIIKNGKAYVVDGDVYFSVDNFPEYLSLSGRILDHNRAGSRVAVDTRKRNPADFALWKAAKEGEPSWESPWGNGRPGWHIECSAMSAHYLGHVFDIHGGGKDLIFPHHENELAQSRAAYPESEVKCWMHNGFINIDDQKMSKSVNNFFTIRDIITLYHPLALRFFLMRTHYKSDANHSDKALEIASDRVYYIFQTLYDCDEVVSLHREENTSAPVPAEEQKLVDDHHKAFLESMSDDLRTTDVLDGFMELLKAINGNLNDLKKLQQKLEQQKKKQQQQKKQQQKQQRPQKQPEDHIQALNALGAEIKHKLSILGLMPPSPLAEVLKQLKEKALKRAGLTEESLSEQIEHRIAARNNKQFEVSDQIRKELASKGIALMDEPTGTVWRPCERE; the protein is encoded by the exons ATGGCCGAGAACACGCCGGAGCCGGCGGCCACCCTTCTCTCCAATCTCACTGTCGCGGAGGACACAGCGGCGACGCAGGCTGCGACCGCTCTCCCCTCCGTCCCCGCGACCGCGGCGGtgggcgcgccgccgccgccgccgctgcagctcttcaattcgatgacgaagaagaaggagctcttcGTGCCGCGCGTCGAGGGCAAGGTCGGCATGTACGTCTGTGGCGTCACGCCGTACGACTTCAGCCACGTCGGCCACGCCCGCGCCTACGTCGCCTTTGACGTCCTCTACAG GTATCTTAAATTCTTGGGGTATGAAGTTGACTATGTGCGCAACTTCACTGACATCGATGATAAG ATTATTAAACGGGCAAATCAAAATGGTGAAACTGTTACTAGCTTGAGCAGTCGGTTTATCACGGAGTTCCTCGCTGATGTGGCTGAGCTTCAGTGCCTGCCTCCTACTCACGAGCCACGCGTGACAGAGCATATTGAAAATATCATAAAGTTAATCACAGAG ATAATCAAGAATGGCAAGGCCTATGTTGTAGACGGTGATGTTTACTTCTCCGTCGACAATTTTCCTGAATATCTGAGCTTATCGGGCAGGATCTTAGATCACAATCGTGCTGGTTCACGGGTTGCTGTCGATACAAGAAAGCGGAACCCTGCAGACTTTGCGTTATGGAAG GCTGCTAAGGAAGGTGAGCCTTCTTGGGAGAGCCCTTGGGGTAACGGAAGACCAGGATGGCATATTGAATGCAGTGCAATGAGTGCTCACTATTTAGGGCATGTGTTTGATATTCATGGTGGAGGGAAAGATTTGATATTTCCTCATCATGAGAATGAGCTTGCACAAAGCCGGGCGGCTTATCCAGAAAGTGAGGTCAAATGCTGGATGCATAATGGCTTTATTAACATCGATGACCAAAAGATGTCAAAATCAGTTAATAACTTCTTCACGATCAGAGAT ATTATAACTCTGTATCATCCTTTGGCGCTGAGATTTTTCCTGATGCGCACACATTATAAATCAGATGCGAATCATTCTGATAAAGCACTTGAGATTGCATCTGATCGTGTGTACTACATTTTCCAG ACTTTATATGACTGTGATGAAGTGGTGTCTCTGCATCGTGAAGAGAATACATCTGCCCCAGTCCCAGCTGAGGAGCAAAAACTGGTTGACGACCACCATAAAGCATTTTTGGAATCAATGTCAGATGATCTTCGGACTACAGATGTTCTGGATGGCTTCATGGAGCTTCTGAAGGCAATAAACGGCAATTTAAATGATTTGAAG AAGCTGCAGCAAAAACTGGaacagcaaaagaagaaacaacaacagcaaaagaaGCAGCAACAGAAGCAGCAGCGGCCACAGAAGCAGCCAGAAGATCACATTCAAGCTCTGAATGCGCTGGGAGCAGAAATTAAACACAAGCTATCCATCCTTGGTCTGATGCCACCATCTCCTTTAGCAGAG GTACTCAAGCAGCTAAAGGAGAAGGCGCTGAAGCGGGCAGGGCTGACAGAGGAATCACTGAGTGAGCAGATTGAGCATAGGATCGCTGCCAGGAACAACAAGCAGTTCGAGGTGTCTGACCAGATCAGGAAGGAGCTTGCTAGCAAAGGCATCGCCCTGATGGATGAGCCTACGGGCACGGTGTGGAGACCATGTGAACGAGAGTAG